In Rattus norvegicus strain BN/NHsdMcwi chromosome 1, GRCr8, whole genome shotgun sequence, a genomic segment contains:
- the Rnf121 gene encoding E3 ubiquitin ligase RNF121 isoform X2, which yields MRRAQADLQVDMSDLSPEEQWRVEHARMHAKHRGHEAMHAEMVLILIATLVVAQLLLVQWKQRHPRSYNMVTLFQMWVVPLYFTVKLHWWRFLVIWIFFSAVTAFVTFRATRKPLVQTTPRLVYKWFLLIYKISYATGIVGYMAVMFTLFGLNLLFKIKPEDAMDFGISLLFYGLYYGVLERDFAEMCADYMASTIGFYSESGMPTKHLSDSVCAVCGQQIFVDVNEEGIIENTYRLSCNHVFHEFCIRGWCIVGKKQTCPYCKEKVDLKRMFSNPWERPHVMYGQLLDWLRYLVAWQPVIIGLVQGISYILGLE from the exons GTTGATATGTCAGACCTCTCCCCAGAGGAGCAGTGGAG GGTCGAACATGCACGAATGCATGCCAAACATCGTGGCCATGAAGCCATGCACGCTGAAATGGTCCTCATCCTTATTGCTACCTTGGTGGTGGCCCAGCTGCTCCTGGTACAGTGGAAACAGAGGCACCCCCGTTCTTATAAT ATGGTGACCCTCTTTCAGATGTGGGTTGTTCCCCTCTATTTCACAGTGAAGCTGCATTGGTGGAGGTTCTTGGTGATCTGGATCTTCTTCTCTGCTGTCACAGCCTTTGTCACCTTCCGAGCCACACGGAAGCCTCTGGTACAGACAACCCCAAG gtTGGTTTATAAATGGTTCCTGCTAATCTATAAGATCAGCTATGCCACTGGCATTGTTGGCTACATGGCTGTCATGTTTACCCTCTTTGGTCTTAACTTATTATTCAA GATTAAACCAGAAGATGCAATGGACTTTGGtatctctcttctcttctatGGCCTCTACTATGGAGTTCTTGAGCGAGACTTTGCAGAAATGTGTGCAGACTATATGGCATCAACCATAGGG TTCTACAGTGAGTCGGGCATGCCTACCAAGCACCTCTCAGACAGCGTGTGCGCTGTGTGTGGGCAGCAGATCTTTGTGGATGTTAATGAAGAGGGCATCATCGAGAACACGTACAGGCTTTCCTGCAATCATGT ATTCCATGAATTCTGCATCCGAGGCTGGTGCATCGTGGGAAAGAAGCAGACATGTCCCTACTGCAAGGAGAAGGTGGACCTGAAGAGGATGTTCAGCAATCC CTGGGAGCGGCCTCATGTCATGTATGGACAGCTGCTAGACTGGCTTCGGTACTTGGTAGCCTGGCAGCCTGTTATCATTGGCCTGGTGCAAGGCATCAGCTACATCCTGGGCCTGGAGTAA
- the Rnf121 gene encoding E3 ubiquitin ligase RNF121 isoform X4: MAVMFTLFGLNLLFKIKPEDAMDFGISLLFYGLYYGVLERDFAEMCADYMASTIGFYSESGMPTKHLSDSVCAVCGQQIFVDVNEEGIIENTYRLSCNHVFHEFCIRGWCIVGKKQTCPYCKEKVDLKRMFSNPWERPHVMYGQLLDWLRYLVAWQPVIIGLVQGISYILGLE, from the exons ATGGCTGTCATGTTTACCCTCTTTGGTCTTAACTTATTATTCAA GATTAAACCAGAAGATGCAATGGACTTTGGtatctctcttctcttctatGGCCTCTACTATGGAGTTCTTGAGCGAGACTTTGCAGAAATGTGTGCAGACTATATGGCATCAACCATAGGG TTCTACAGTGAGTCGGGCATGCCTACCAAGCACCTCTCAGACAGCGTGTGCGCTGTGTGTGGGCAGCAGATCTTTGTGGATGTTAATGAAGAGGGCATCATCGAGAACACGTACAGGCTTTCCTGCAATCATGT ATTCCATGAATTCTGCATCCGAGGCTGGTGCATCGTGGGAAAGAAGCAGACATGTCCCTACTGCAAGGAGAAGGTGGACCTGAAGAGGATGTTCAGCAATCC CTGGGAGCGGCCTCATGTCATGTATGGACAGCTGCTAGACTGGCTTCGGTACTTGGTAGCCTGGCAGCCTGTTATCATTGGCCTGGTGCAAGGCATCAGCTACATCCTGGGCCTGGAGTAA
- the Rnf121 gene encoding E3 ubiquitin ligase RNF121 isoform X3: MSDLSPEEQWRVEHARMHAKHRGHEAMHAEMVLILIATLVVAQLLLVQWKQRHPRSYNMVTLFQMWVVPLYFTVKLHWWRFLVIWIFFSAVTAFVTFRATRKPLVQTTPRLVYKWFLLIYKISYATGIVGYMAVMFTLFGLNLLFKIKPEDAMDFGISLLFYGLYYGVLERDFAEMCADYMASTIGFYSESGMPTKHLSDSVCAVCGQQIFVDVNEEGIIENTYRLSCNHVFHEFCIRGWCIVGKKQTCPYCKEKVDLKRMFSNPWERPHVMYGQLLDWLRYLVAWQPVIIGLVQGISYILGLE, translated from the exons ATGTCAGACCTCTCCCCAGAGGAGCAGTGGAG GGTCGAACATGCACGAATGCATGCCAAACATCGTGGCCATGAAGCCATGCACGCTGAAATGGTCCTCATCCTTATTGCTACCTTGGTGGTGGCCCAGCTGCTCCTGGTACAGTGGAAACAGAGGCACCCCCGTTCTTATAAT ATGGTGACCCTCTTTCAGATGTGGGTTGTTCCCCTCTATTTCACAGTGAAGCTGCATTGGTGGAGGTTCTTGGTGATCTGGATCTTCTTCTCTGCTGTCACAGCCTTTGTCACCTTCCGAGCCACACGGAAGCCTCTGGTACAGACAACCCCAAG gtTGGTTTATAAATGGTTCCTGCTAATCTATAAGATCAGCTATGCCACTGGCATTGTTGGCTACATGGCTGTCATGTTTACCCTCTTTGGTCTTAACTTATTATTCAA GATTAAACCAGAAGATGCAATGGACTTTGGtatctctcttctcttctatGGCCTCTACTATGGAGTTCTTGAGCGAGACTTTGCAGAAATGTGTGCAGACTATATGGCATCAACCATAGGG TTCTACAGTGAGTCGGGCATGCCTACCAAGCACCTCTCAGACAGCGTGTGCGCTGTGTGTGGGCAGCAGATCTTTGTGGATGTTAATGAAGAGGGCATCATCGAGAACACGTACAGGCTTTCCTGCAATCATGT ATTCCATGAATTCTGCATCCGAGGCTGGTGCATCGTGGGAAAGAAGCAGACATGTCCCTACTGCAAGGAGAAGGTGGACCTGAAGAGGATGTTCAGCAATCC CTGGGAGCGGCCTCATGTCATGTATGGACAGCTGCTAGACTGGCTTCGGTACTTGGTAGCCTGGCAGCCTGTTATCATTGGCCTGGTGCAAGGCATCAGCTACATCCTGGGCCTGGAGTAA
- the Rnf121 gene encoding E3 ubiquitin ligase RNF121 isoform X1: protein MAAVVEVEVGGGAVAEREIDEVDMSDLSPEEQWRVEHARMHAKHRGHEAMHAEMVLILIATLVVAQLLLVQWKQRHPRSYNMVTLFQMWVVPLYFTVKLHWWRFLVIWIFFSAVTAFVTFRATRKPLVQTTPRLVYKWFLLIYKISYATGIVGYMAVMFTLFGLNLLFKIKPEDAMDFGISLLFYGLYYGVLERDFAEMCADYMASTIGFYSESGMPTKHLSDSVCAVCGQQIFVDVNEEGIIENTYRLSCNHVFHEFCIRGWCIVGKKQTCPYCKEKVDLKRMFSNPWERPHVMYGQLLDWLRYLVAWQPVIIGLVQGISYILGLE, encoded by the exons GTTGATATGTCAGACCTCTCCCCAGAGGAGCAGTGGAG GGTCGAACATGCACGAATGCATGCCAAACATCGTGGCCATGAAGCCATGCACGCTGAAATGGTCCTCATCCTTATTGCTACCTTGGTGGTGGCCCAGCTGCTCCTGGTACAGTGGAAACAGAGGCACCCCCGTTCTTATAAT ATGGTGACCCTCTTTCAGATGTGGGTTGTTCCCCTCTATTTCACAGTGAAGCTGCATTGGTGGAGGTTCTTGGTGATCTGGATCTTCTTCTCTGCTGTCACAGCCTTTGTCACCTTCCGAGCCACACGGAAGCCTCTGGTACAGACAACCCCAAG gtTGGTTTATAAATGGTTCCTGCTAATCTATAAGATCAGCTATGCCACTGGCATTGTTGGCTACATGGCTGTCATGTTTACCCTCTTTGGTCTTAACTTATTATTCAA GATTAAACCAGAAGATGCAATGGACTTTGGtatctctcttctcttctatGGCCTCTACTATGGAGTTCTTGAGCGAGACTTTGCAGAAATGTGTGCAGACTATATGGCATCAACCATAGGG TTCTACAGTGAGTCGGGCATGCCTACCAAGCACCTCTCAGACAGCGTGTGCGCTGTGTGTGGGCAGCAGATCTTTGTGGATGTTAATGAAGAGGGCATCATCGAGAACACGTACAGGCTTTCCTGCAATCATGT ATTCCATGAATTCTGCATCCGAGGCTGGTGCATCGTGGGAAAGAAGCAGACATGTCCCTACTGCAAGGAGAAGGTGGACCTGAAGAGGATGTTCAGCAATCC CTGGGAGCGGCCTCATGTCATGTATGGACAGCTGCTAGACTGGCTTCGGTACTTGGTAGCCTGGCAGCCTGTTATCATTGGCCTGGTGCAAGGCATCAGCTACATCCTGGGCCTGGAGTAA